In Betaproteobacteria bacterium, the DNA window CTGCAGCAGTCCGTCCACGGCGCCGACCAGCCCGATGAGGTCGTCCACCGCTGCATCGCGCGCTTCCGCGGTGAGCTTTGCGTTCTCGCGCTGCCACTCGAGCTCGTCGAGGATCGCGTGCTGCGACTCTTCACGCCAGTGAAAGAGGAAGACGTCCTTCCACAGCTCCGAGAGGTGCTCGTCGGGCTCGATGCTCGAGCGGTAGTGCGTCTGCGTGAAGAGCTCGATCAGGCAGGTGAGCGCGAGCACCGCCCAGGTCGACTTGCCGAGCACCACCGATGCGACATCGTTCGGCTGCGGCAGGAAGCTGTAGCCTTCGGGCATGCCCTCGGCCGCCAGGCGTTCGATGCGGCGGAAGAGCTCCTGGTGCTTGAGCTCTTCGTCGCCGAAGCGCACCAGCGCCTCCAGCGCGGTCTGATCGCCGAGCCAGTGATCACGGCTGACCTCCAGGATCTTGGCGCCGATGAAGCGCTCCACGAGGCCGAACATGTTGGCGTAGGTGCGGCCCTGGATCTGGGACAGGAAACGCTGCTCGCCCTGCGAGAGGAACGAAAGACGATCGATCTTCGAGAGGCTGTCGGGGAGGAACTTCTTGGAGAAGTCGAACGTGCGGCCGCGGATTACGTCGCGCTCGATCTCCCAGCGGATGCGCTTGGAGACCTCGACGCAGCGGGCGTAGCGGCGGGTGTCGACCGAGTAGTGAGCGGTTTGCATGGTTTGCCTCCATCAGCAGTTGGGTTGAAAGTGACGGTGCGCTGCACGCGCCGTCATGGAGGCGAACTCTACGCGCCAGCGGTAACGGGCCTTTTTCGGCTGCGAAACGCTTTGTATCAGTGTGTAACCCGAGTCCTCGCTTTAGCGCCGGTCTATAATCCGCCGCAACGGAGGGCGACGTGACCAGCGGTAGAGTCCTGATCGTCGACGACGATGCCGACGTGCGCGAGATGCTCGCTGAGTACCTCGCGACGCATGGCTACACGGTGGCGCAGGCAGATGGCGGGGTTGCAATGCGTGCCGAGCTCGAACGGGCAGTGCCCGACGTCGTGCTGCTCGATCTTGCGCTGCCGGGCGAGGACGGCCTCACGCTCGCGCGCTACCTGCGCGAGCGCTACGACCTCGGCATCATCATGGTGACCGGCGCGGGGGAGCTGGTGGATCGCATCGTCGGCCTCGAGATGGGGGCGGACGACTACATCGCGAAACCGTTCGATCCGCGCGAGCTGCGGGCGCGCTTGAAGAGCGTGATGCGGCGCGTGCAGCGCGGCGCAACGAGTGAAGCCACGCCGGCGCACAGTGAGCCCGACCGCATCGCGATGGGACGCTGCCTGCTCGATCTGCAATCCCACTGCCTGGTCGACCGGGACGGTGCCGAGGTGCCGCTCACGGCGATGGAGTTCGATCTGCTGCGCGCGTTCGCCGAGCACCCGCACCAGGTGCTCTCGCGCGACCGCCTGCTCACGCTGACCCGCAATCGCGAGTGGGAGCCCTTCGACCGCTCCATCGACATCCGCATCGCGCGGCTGCGAAAGAAGATCGAGGACGATCCGGAGCAGCCCCGCGCGATCCGCACCGTGCGCGGCGCAGGGTACATGTTCGTGCCGCAGACTGCTTTGTAACCGGATCGTTGCCGCAGGTAACTGCCGGGTAACTCCCGCGCACGTTTGCTGCTATCGCTCTACACTTGGCGGGGTCGTGACCGCGACGGTTCTTGCCAGTGATCGAGCTTCCGTTCCACCACCCAGCTTTGCAGGTCCTCCTCGACAGCGAGGACGCGGCGGTGT includes these proteins:
- a CDS encoding winged helix-turn-helix domain-containing protein — encoded protein: MLAEYLATHGYTVAQADGGVAMRAELERAVPDVVLLDLALPGEDGLTLARYLRERYDLGIIMVTGAGELVDRIVGLEMGADDYIAKPFDPRELRARLKSVMRRVQRGATSEATPAHSEPDRIAMGRCLLDLQSHCLVDRDGAEVPLTAMEFDLLRAFAEHPHQVLSRDRLLTLTRNREWEPFDRSIDIRIARLRKKIEDDPEQPRAIRTVRGAGYMFVPQTAL